In Dromaius novaehollandiae isolate bDroNov1 chromosome 2, bDroNov1.hap1, whole genome shotgun sequence, one DNA window encodes the following:
- the SEC61B gene encoding protein transport protein Sec61 subunit beta, translating to MPGPNPSATSVGASGRSPSKAVAPRAAGSTVRQRKNASCGTRSAGRATSTGTGGMWRFYTEDSPGLKVGPVPVLVMSLLFIASVFMLHIWGKYTRS from the exons ATG CCCGGGCCCAACCCCAGCGCCACCAGCGTCGGCGCCTCCGGCCGCTCTCCCAGCAAAGCTGTggctccccgcgcggccggctCCACCGTCCGCCAGAG GAAGAATGCCAGCTGCGGGACAAGAAGTGCAGGCCGTGCCACATCCACAGGTACTGGTGGGATGTGGCGATTCTACACTGAGGACTCTCCAGGGCTCAAAGT tggtCCTGTTCCAGTTTTGGTCATGAGTCTTCTTTTTATTGCTTCTGTGTTTATGCTGCACATCTGGGGTAAATACACTCGTTCATAG